One Argiope bruennichi chromosome 5, qqArgBrue1.1, whole genome shotgun sequence DNA segment encodes these proteins:
- the LOC129969445 gene encoding uncharacterized protein LOC129969445: MAEKGKKKNFKTIPKSESELNDCKKPSMKTASDVISRLLWDGSLPQDKFYVGYLDRFDGIVEKPFSALDWRDPSIVDNHTLALPKHRIQYFKYLTRKVWDKRRRLDIIFGSTGFPLSIHDFISKVDNDILNFRDENFDDDDPSVPKRAVGNYSEEIINDEEVDMSDRPNFFIAARIQNEDTVEKLREVSDYIKARDDLLGECCIPPEMLHMTFSILKLDSPADVCDAIAALQAVAAQNLPEVTLNLEGLDNFYHRVLYSRVEENDNLTKLRDCLVNELIARNCTITDRYSFVPHVTIAKLSRPVTRQRNSKYIDQYLYLKFEDDEFGTEKINSLYLCEMGAARREDGFYKCAYEISLNKMVDVS; the protein is encoded by the coding sequence aTGGCAGAAAAAggtaagaagaaaaatttcaaaacaattccaaaGAGTGAGAGTGAACTAAATGATTGTAAAAAACCATCTATGAAAACAGCAAGCGATGTTATTTCAAGATTGTTATGGGATGGATCACTTCCTCAAGACAAGTTTTATGTTGGCTATTTGGACAGATTTGATGGAATAGTTGAAAAACCCTTTTCTGCTCTTGATTGGAGAGATCCTTCTATTGTTGATAATCATACACTGGCATTACCAAAACATAGAATTCAGTATTTTAAGTATCTTACTAGAAAAGTTTGGGATAAAAGGAGAAGATTAGATATAATATTTGGATCAACTGGATTTCCATTAAGTATTCATGACTTCATTTCGAAAGTTGATAATGATATTCTGAACTTCCGTGATGAAAATTTTGATGATGATGATCCATCTGTACCAAAAAGAGCTGTTGGAAATTACTCagaagaaattattaatgatGAAGAGGTTGATATGTCGGATAGACCAAATTTCTTCATAGCTGCCAGAATACAAAATGAAGATACTGTTGAAAAATTGAGAGAAGTATCAGATTACATCAAAGCAAGAGATGATCTTTTAGGTGAATGTTGTATTCCTCCTGAAATGTTACATAtgactttttctattttaaaacttgaCTCCCCTGCAGATGTTTGTGATGCTATAGCTGCTTTGCAGGCTGTGGCTGCACAAAATCTGCCCGAAGTAACTCTTAATCTTGAAGGTTTGGATAATTTTTATCATAGAGTTTTATATTCAAGAGTAGAAGAGAATGATAATTTAACGAAATTAAGAGACTGTTTAGTTAATGAACTAATAGCTAGAAACTGTACTATCACAGATAGGTATTCTTTTGTTCCTCATGTAACTATTGCAAAGTTATCTCGGCCTGTTACTCGACAGCGAAATAGTAAATATATAGATCAGTATTTGTATCTCAAATTTGAAGATGATGAATTTGGtactgaaaaaattaatagtCTTTATTTATGTGAAATGGGTGCTGCTCGAAGGGAAGATGGTTTTTATAAATGTGcttatgaaatttcattgaataagatGGTTGATGTGTCTTAG